The proteins below are encoded in one region of Silene latifolia isolate original U9 population chromosome 2, ASM4854445v1, whole genome shotgun sequence:
- the LOC141639776 gene encoding uncharacterized protein LOC141639776 gives MGKKGYRLYNLASHKVIYSRDVVFREHLFPFSPTFNSSAVSNTIFPLQNIFLEENNATDIPIPTDTRNISPINTNHLNTILPNNTIIPNTNNNNSTTTTPATAGIPNPRRSSRDRFLNSRLKDFHCQGIPQSIANMPGASNVAAHSALNAHIQLHGFSPNYQASCHNVLQLYEPSTFSQAKDDPHSQQAMDKELATLEENKTWELTSLPPGKKAIGEKWVYKIKFNPDGSVERYKARLVAKGYSQIEGKDYKHTLILLLNSQQSGVSLPLLQQKTGHSINLT, from the coding sequence ATGGGCAAGAAAGGTTATAGATTGTATAATTTGGCCTCCCACAAGGTGATCTATAGTAGAGATGTGGTTTTCAGGGAACATCTTTTCCCATTTTCTCCTACATTCAATTCTTCTGCAGTTTCTAATACAATTTTTCCTCTTCAGAATATTTTTTTGGAAGAAAATAATGCCACTGATATTCCAATACCCACTGATACTCGTAATATCAGTCCAATAAATACTAATCATTTAAACACTATTTTACCAAATAATACCATAATAccaaatactaataataataattcaactACTACTACACCTGCAACTGCTGGCATTCCTAATCCTAGAAGATCTTCTAGAGATAGGTTTTTGAATTCCAGATTAAAGGATTTTCATTGCCAAGGGATACCACAATCTATTGCAAATATGCCTGGAGCCTCTAATGTTGCTGCACATTCTGCTTTGAATGCCCACATTCAACTCCATGGTTTCTCACCAAATTACCAAGCTTCCTGTCACAATGTCTTACAGCTGTATGAACCATCCACCTTTTCTCAAGCCAAAGATGACCCTCATTCACAGCAGGCTATGGATAAGGAGTTAGCAACATTGGAGGAGAATAAGACATGGGAGTTGACATCTTTGCCACCTGGAAAGAAAGCTATAGGGGAAAAATGGGTCTATAAGATCAAATTCAATCCTGATGGGTCTGTTGAGAGATATAAGGCTAGGCTTGTGGCTAAGGGTTATAGTCAGATTGAGGGAAAAGACTATAAGCATACTTTAATCCTGTTGCTAAATTCACAACAGTCAGGTGTATCATTGCCATTGCTGCAGCAAAAGACTGGCCACTCAATCAACTTGACATAA
- the LOC141639784 gene encoding antimicrobial ginkbilobin-2-like protein: MITFSHQKITCVAVFVLFFHHITDAKFIGQDCYDGVGKYSSSSDYGTNINTAIGKLGTLASTTYFNNISVGTGTDKVNALFSCRYDIASEDCQICVASTIAYVPLCLRSVEGIQFYQECTLHYSNYTIFSFMEETPRYYIHGLRTVSDDGEFSKLLSTTFTTLINDAVSEFAVSSRYFATATADYSTFETIYALAQCNEDLTSSDCNKCLEQGFGNFTETYPGAYLGQVFSPSCTLSYKLSSVTMTKPYDFSVPISDSPDDGSTPPPPTLSKFTSTPGSSGMIR, translated from the coding sequence ATGATAACATTTTCACACCAAAAAATCACATGCGTGGctgtttttgttcttttctttCACCACATTACCGATGCAAAATTCATCGGACAAGATTGTTACGATGGAGTCGGAAAATACAGCTCGTCTAGTGATTATGGAACTAACATTAATACCGCAATTGGTAAACTAGGTACCCTTGCATCAACTACCTACTTCAATAACATTTCCGTTGGTACGGGTACTGACAAAGTCAATGCCCTCTTTTCTTGTCGATACGACATCGCTTCCGAAGATTGTCAAATTTGCGTCGCTAGCACTATCGCCTACGTTCCACTCTGCCTTCGGAGTGTCGAAGGTATACAATTTTATCAAGAGTGCACATTACATTACTCTAACTACACAATATTCTCCTTCATGGAGGAAACCCCGCGTTACTATATACACGGTCTTAGGACTGTTAGCGACGATGGTGAATTCAGCAAACTTTTATCCACTACCTTTACTACTCTAATAAATGACGCTGTCTCTGAATTCGCTGTTTCATCGCGTTATTTTGCGACAGCGACAGCTGATTACTCAACCTTCGAAACAATTTACGCGCTTGCGCAATGCAACGAGGATCTAACCTCCTCTGATTGCAATAAATGTTTGGAACAAGGGTTTGGGAATTTTACTGAAACATATCCAGGGGCGTATTTGGGACAAGTTTTTTCGCCTAGTTGTACGTTAAGTTATAAGTTGTCGAGTGTAACAATGACTAAACCGTACGATTTCTCTGTACCCATAAGTGATTCACCCGACGATGGTTCGACTCCTCCACCGCCAACTTTGTCCAAGTTCACGTCAACTCCTGGATCATCAGGTATGATTCGTTGA